Proteins co-encoded in one Kribbella solani genomic window:
- a CDS encoding RNA polymerase sigma factor has product MAALVRRYDVFDQCEDAVQEALVDAFVRWRANGVPEHPVGWLISVASRRLMDGWRRDNARRQREFNDFLRAPADEFDPDDYHEDADDTIRLLVLCCHPALTPGSQIALTLRSVGGLTTAEVAAALLVGESTVAQRISRAKRTIQGERFELPTADQYYVRLRAVLHVLYLIFNEGHTASAGEALQRVDLAEEALRITRLLHHALTNSPSPRGPHPSGTGGSSGGFGDVSGLLALMVLTHARRDARTGAGGDLIPADRQDRSRWYADEIAEGTRLVEDSLRTGAVGPYQLEAAIAAVHSEATSVESTDWRQIAGLYRILEQIDPSPMVTLGSAVAIAMTDGPEAGITIVEGLAGDRHLGDHHRRLAVLAHLHELAGRPRVAREHYLAALARTRNTAEQNYLRDRIAHLSK; this is encoded by the coding sequence TTGGCGGCTTTGGTCCGGCGGTACGACGTGTTCGATCAGTGCGAGGACGCCGTCCAGGAAGCGCTGGTCGACGCGTTCGTGCGGTGGCGCGCGAACGGCGTACCCGAGCATCCCGTCGGGTGGCTGATCAGCGTCGCGTCGCGGCGGCTGATGGACGGCTGGCGGCGCGACAACGCCCGCCGGCAACGCGAATTCAACGACTTTCTGCGCGCGCCCGCGGACGAGTTCGATCCCGACGACTACCACGAGGACGCCGACGACACGATCCGGTTGCTCGTACTCTGCTGTCATCCGGCGCTCACCCCCGGCTCGCAGATCGCGCTGACGCTGCGTTCGGTCGGCGGCCTGACGACGGCCGAGGTCGCGGCCGCGCTGCTGGTCGGCGAGAGCACCGTCGCACAACGGATCAGCCGCGCCAAGCGCACCATCCAGGGCGAACGGTTCGAACTACCCACAGCAGACCAGTACTACGTCCGCCTGCGCGCCGTACTACACGTCCTCTACCTGATCTTCAACGAAGGCCACACCGCGAGCGCCGGTGAGGCACTGCAACGCGTGGACCTGGCCGAAGAAGCACTCCGCATCACCCGCCTGCTCCACCACGCCCTGACCAACTCCCCCAGCCCGCGCGGCCCGCACCCCTCCGGCACCGGGGGCAGCTCTGGTGGGTTTGGGGATGTCAGTGGATTGCTGGCGTTGATGGTGCTCACGCATGCGCGGCGGGATGCGCGGACCGGGGCGGGCGGGGACCTGATCCCGGCCGACCGCCAGGATCGGTCCCGGTGGTACGCGGACGAGATCGCCGAGGGGACCCGCCTGGTCGAGGACAGCTTGCGTACCGGCGCGGTCGGCCCGTACCAGTTGGAGGCCGCGATCGCCGCCGTACACAGCGAGGCAACCTCGGTCGAGTCAACCGACTGGCGCCAGATCGCCGGCCTGTACCGAATCCTCGAGCAGATCGACCCCAGCCCGATGGTCACGCTCGGCTCAGCCGTGGCGATCGCGATGACCGACGGGCCCGAGGCAGGCATCACGATCGTCGAAGGACTGGCCGGCGACCGGCATCTCGGCGACCACCACCGCCGCCTGGCCGTCCTCGCCCACCTGCACGAACTGGCCGGCCGCCCGCGGGTCGCGCGCGAGCACTACCTCGCCGCACTCGCGCGTACCCGCAACACCGCCGAACAGAACTACCTGCGCGACCGCATCGCCCACCTCAGCAAGTGA
- a CDS encoding FAD-binding oxidoreductase: MMRESVVAAGGQELRGLRTAVAGEVLADGDVGHLEAGRVMMAAGRPSVVVRCTGAADVVAALRYAEARDLPVAVRSGGHHAAGLGTNEGGVVIDVRPMNEVRLLQDDVVRVGTGATWGEVAARLSRVGLAISSGDTATVGVGGLMAGGGIGWMVRKHGLAIDNVVSAEVVTADGSVRRVDAASAPELFWGLRGAAGSLGVVTSYDISAVRQPTVHYGSLLYPWTQAEQVLAGWAAYAADAPDDLTSSFQLAPTMMADRQVPVAVTVCVAGDADRRDAIIEPLRQLGSLLTDKVRDVPYAEVFADMAMPAEWRPKIRNGFFDAMTPELTGSLLAARPRIPGLAIEIRALGGTFGAMPADATAFAHRDARFLVNSVVMGSPEQQGSQPEDFAELWRGLRPNGAYVNFLSDPTEADLDACYPEPHRARLAALKQAVDPGHVFRGPLSVPPRPEWAGGPRHLLRWAMRSRR, translated from the coding sequence ATGATGCGGGAATCTGTGGTGGCTGCTGGGGGTCAGGAGCTTCGGGGGTTGCGTACGGCGGTGGCGGGGGAGGTGCTTGCGGACGGGGACGTGGGTCACCTGGAAGCGGGGCGCGTGATGATGGCGGCGGGTCGCCCGAGTGTGGTGGTGCGGTGTACGGGGGCGGCTGATGTGGTCGCCGCGCTGCGGTATGCGGAGGCGCGGGATCTTCCGGTCGCGGTGCGGAGCGGTGGGCATCACGCGGCGGGGCTGGGTACGAACGAGGGCGGCGTGGTGATCGACGTGCGCCCGATGAACGAGGTGCGTCTGCTGCAGGATGATGTCGTTCGTGTCGGCACCGGCGCCACCTGGGGTGAGGTCGCCGCGCGGCTCAGCAGGGTGGGGCTCGCGATCTCGTCGGGGGATACGGCGACGGTCGGTGTCGGTGGGTTGATGGCCGGCGGTGGGATCGGGTGGATGGTGCGTAAGCACGGTCTGGCGATCGACAACGTGGTCTCGGCCGAGGTGGTCACCGCGGACGGTTCGGTACGCCGGGTCGATGCCGCGAGCGCGCCTGAACTTTTCTGGGGATTGCGCGGCGCCGCCGGCAGCCTCGGTGTGGTCACGTCGTACGACATCAGCGCCGTACGCCAACCGACCGTGCACTACGGCAGCCTGCTCTACCCGTGGACGCAGGCCGAGCAGGTCTTGGCCGGATGGGCGGCGTACGCGGCTGATGCTCCGGATGACCTGACCTCCTCGTTCCAGTTGGCGCCGACGATGATGGCGGATCGGCAGGTACCGGTGGCGGTGACGGTTTGCGTTGCCGGTGACGCCGACCGGCGGGACGCGATCATCGAACCGCTGCGGCAGCTCGGGTCGTTGCTGACCGACAAGGTGCGGGACGTGCCGTACGCGGAGGTGTTCGCGGACATGGCGATGCCGGCCGAGTGGCGGCCGAAGATCCGGAACGGGTTCTTCGACGCGATGACGCCGGAGCTGACCGGTTCGTTGCTGGCGGCGCGGCCGCGGATTCCGGGGCTGGCGATCGAGATTCGCGCGCTCGGCGGTACGTTCGGGGCGATGCCGGCGGACGCGACGGCGTTCGCGCACCGGGACGCGAGGTTCCTGGTGAACTCGGTGGTGATGGGTTCGCCGGAGCAGCAGGGTTCACAGCCGGAGGATTTCGCCGAACTCTGGCGGGGCCTGCGGCCGAACGGGGCGTACGTGAACTTCCTGTCCGACCCGACCGAAGCCGATCTGGACGCGTGTTACCCGGAGCCGCACCGGGCTCGGCTGGCCGCGCTGAAGCAGGCGGTTGATCCGGGGCACGTGTTCCGCGGGCCGCTGAGTGTGCCGCCGCGGCCGGAGTGGGCCGGTGGGCCGCGTCACTTGCTGAGGTGGGCGATGCGGTCGCGCAGGTAG